A region from the Pararge aegeria chromosome Z, ilParAegt1.1, whole genome shotgun sequence genome encodes:
- the LOC120636559 gene encoding uncharacterized protein LOC120636559 — protein MTSSGVNLSHLPSEIPANNEVKFSPSTGDGSEDEDYSASLSAVLRHRRASVRRSRKGRARRPSSPFLADETRSRRRSSVFTTSSGDTAISIDDQPIVTQEQIFENIHLHKEVLGSVKQQPLGMRRKLKIVHQAKGYIKRHEGQLQERLAQSKSTRDIYARFNILLATKWQQLKREAANTSNLLIPWELRIKEIESHFGSVVASYFTFLRWLFWVNLVIGFVLLVFVIIPEYLTENPTQDGERKIIMEDERRNATNLLTLWEFEGALKYSAIFYGYYSNVERPEYRMPLAYFLTGLVVYVYSFVAILRKMAENSRMSKLSEKEDECIFSWKLFTGWDFMIGNAETAHNRIASVILGFKEALLEEAEKKKNLRNWRILSLRGVVNVCVLVLLAVSAYAVVTVVSRSDDGDSSKTRIWWRENETTIVVTVISITFPVFFELLGFLEHYHPRKQLRLQLARIMLLNLLNLYSLIFALFSKIEGMSKELVSLQPDLNMSTTDFTFATHHDIKVSSAKSLPTSCIETIVPCLPCEMLTMPIQMSQHTFYQITEKQPTSIPISNTAESTGTLFTNGKFKKSNRRRNVIYESNPENIKEYTNNTDEAFLKEIIKIRNLSMSSANEEYVDVRTEANDSETYDINYDIFSSTNLESTLQSNINYESSDYTSNFPYSSTNIVTELEKSLFSSTEYSRSSSTDYSTVVETGRTSTQSSPDSDVIVFTTNRNSPQTDYTEPVTSNKLGFIDTSTINKESDKSTSTQTNFLNSFDFSTETSFSNMPLEEISKSSYKPSLSEGASICPDLSFNCSINCDNKNITQTFYMSNCKIVLIRCYVKQCKPLHVDLNDLNRNQTNVTIRDTVYQDKYKRKMYNLTKATRKKLLKLCWETMFGQELVKLTMMDLVFVLLGTLFMDFFRALFVRYMNKCWCWDLEKKCPEYGDFKIAENILHLINNQGMIQLRRERTEERRKMFQLADTRRRGGSSSIDNTPFARWKKALPTLPISKSIDSDDRKTAMDENRESKTVKKKGGILAKIVGTMIDRKSNGDNIHDITCSHNIDEETDTDFHESLPKEVLKIKDITISKIPEFKKKSGVEFVTDNNMKLKYEDNKQCIKSEYPDTNGALQEDAIGKCSKATANEDTNNGNIIDEKNNDKKFKQKQDSTSSSLSKQTDSIGSVIPVITISTTESDDEVLQTIDNEKTDEEGKEDKKEEHDEKNNKHDNATVGLKRNRNCSDLKSLQRQSSVDSINENKSPKESKFDESGHNYQYSL, from the exons ATGACGTCTTCTGGAGTCAACCTCTCCCACTTGCCTTCTGAAATACCTGCTAATAATGAAGTCAAGTTTTCTCCATCCACGGGAG ATGGTTCTGAAGACGAAGATTATTCAGCAAGCCTCAGTGCCGTGCTACGTCATCGTAGGGCAAGCGTACGGCGCTCGCGTAAAGGGCGAGCTAGAAGACCTTCTTCCCCATTCTTGGCTGACGAGACGCGTTCCAGGCGACGCTCCTCTGTATTCACTACTAGTTCTGGCGA TACAGCAATATCTATCGATGATCAACCAATAGTGACACAGgaacaaatatttgaaaatattcacCTTCATAAAGAGGTACTAGGATCTGTAAAACAGCAACCGCTTGGTATgagaagaaaattaaaaattgttcatcag GCCAAAGGTTATATTAAACGTCATGAAGGGCAACTACAAGAAAGACTTGCGCAATCTAAAAGTACGAGAGATATTTACGcaagatttaatattttgttagcaACG aaatggcAACAACTAAAACGAGAAGCAGCTAACACCTCCAATTTGTTAATACCCTGGGAGTTAAGAATCAAAGAAATTGAATCACACTTTGGCTCGGTTGTAgcttcatattttacttttcttAGGTGGTTATTTTGGGTCAACTTGGTAATTGGATTCGTACTTCTGGTGTTTGTTATAATTCCTGAG tacCTGACAGAGAATCCTACACAAGATGGTGAGAGAAAAATTATAATGGAAGATGAACGCCGAAATGCGACAAACCTTCTGACACTTTGGGAATTCGAAGGTGCACTCAAATATTCTGCTATCTTCTACGGGTATTACAGCAACGTCGAACGGCCGGAGTACAGAATGCCTCTTGCATACTTTCTAACAGGATTAGTCGTATATGTTTATAGCTTTGTCGCCATACTGAGGAA GATGGCAGAAAATTCACGTATGTCCAAACTTTCGGAAAAAGAAGATGAATGTATTTTTTCGTGGAAACTTTTTACTGGTTGGGACTTTATGATTGGTAATGCTGAAACAGCACATAACCGCATAGCATCTGTTATTTTAGGATTTAAAGAAGCATTACTGGAAGAAGCagagaagaagaaaaatttgAGGAA CTGGCGTATACTGTCTTTGCGAGGTGTAGTCAATGTTTGTGTTCTCGTTTTACTTGCTGTATCGGCTTATGCAGTTGTAACAGTTGTATCGCGGTCGGACGACGGTGACAGTTCTAAAACTAGAATCTGGTGGCGCGAGAACGAAACAACTATTGTGGTTACTGTGATTTCAATAACATTTCCTGTTTTCTTTGAACTTCTTGGATTTCTAGAACATTATCATCCTAGAAAGCAACTAAGATTACAACTTGCTAG AATTATGTTGTTAAATCTGCTCAACTTATATTCACTCATATTTGCTTTGTTCAGTAAAATTGAAGGCATGAGTAAAGAGTTAGTTTCGTTACAGCCCGATTTAAATATGAGCACTACCGATTTTACTTTTGCTACACATCATGATATCAAAGTTTCTTCAGCGAAGAGTTTACCCACTTCTTGTATAGAAACTATTGTCCCTTGCTTACCATGTGAAATGCTCACCATGCCAATTCAAATGTCTCAACATACATTTTACCAAATAACTGAAAAGCAGCCAACTTCCATTCCTATAAGCAATACAGCAGAATCTACTGGCACTTTATTTACAAatggtaaatttaaaaaaagcaatagaAGAAGAAATGTTATATATGAATCAAATCCCGAAAACAtaaaagagtatacaaacaatacTGATGAagcatttttaaaagaaattataaaaattagaaacttAAGCATGTCGTCGGCAAATGAGGAATACGTCGATGTTAGAACCGAAGCAAATGATAGTGAAACATATGATATTAATTACGATATATTCTCATCAACGAATCTAGAATCAACATTAcaatcaaatataaattatgaatcAAGTGATTATACGTCCAATTTTCCTTACTCTTCTACTAATATTGTAACAGAACTAGAGAAAAGTCTATTTTCTAGCACTGAATATAGCAGAAGTAGTAGTACAGATTATTCTACAGTAGTCGAAACTGGTCGAACATCAACCCAAAGCTCCCCTGATTCAGATGTCATTGTTTTTACAACAAATAGAAATTCACCTCAGACCGATTACACAGAACCAGTCACTAGCAACAAATTAGGTTTCATAGATACCAGTACAATTAATAAAGAATCAGATAAAAGTACATCCACACAAACGAATTTTCTTAATTCATTTGACTTTTCAACTGAAACAAGCTTTTCTAATATGCCTCTTGAAGAAATAAGTAAATCTTCATACAAACCAAGTTTGTCAGAAGGAGCGTCAATTTGTCCAGATTTATCATTTAACTGTTCTATAAattgtgataataaaaatataactcaaaCATTTTACATGTCGAATTGTAAAATTGTGCTAATTCGATGCTACGTAAAACAATGCAAACCCTTACACGTTGATTTGAACGATTTGAACCGAAATCAAACAAATGTTACAATCAGAGATACTGTCTAtcaagataaatataaaagaaaaatgtataacTTAACGAAAGCTACaagaaaaaaactacttaagctATGTTGGGAAACCATGTTTGGCCAAGAATTGGTCAAGTTAACAATGATGGATCTA gtGTTCGTTTTACTAGGTACGTTATTTATGGATTTCTTCCGAGCATTATTTGTAAGATACATGAATAAATGTTGGTGTTGGGATCTAGAAAAGAAGTGCCCAGAATATGGAGACTTTAAGATAGCAGAAAATATTTTACACCTCATTAATAACCAAGGAATG atacaACTTAGAAGAGAGCGGACAGAAGAGAGAAGGAAAATGTTTCAATTAGCAGATACACGAAGACGAGGTGGTTCATCCTCTATAGACAATACGCCTTTTGCCAGATGGAAAAAAGCTTTGCCAACCCTACCTATAAGCAAATCAATAGATTCAGATGACCGTAAAACGGCAATGGACGAAAACAGGGAATCTAAGACAGTAAAAAAGAAAG GTGGAATACTGGCAAAAATTGTTGGCACAATGATAGATCGAAAATCTAATGGAGATAATATTCACGATATAACGTGCTCACATAATATAGATGAAGAAACTGATACTGACTTTCATGAATCTTTACCAAAAgaagttttgaaaataaaagatataacaatctctaaaattcctgaatttaaaaagaaatcagGTGTAGAATTTGTAACTGATAATAATATGAAGCTTAAATACGAAGATAACAAGCAATGTATCAAATCAGAATATCCAGATACAAATGGTGCGCTACAAGAAGATGCAATAGGAAAGTGTAGTAAAGCTACCGCTAACGAAGACACAAACAATGGCAACATTAtcgatgaaaaaaataatgataaaaaatttaaacaaaaacaagatTCAACATCAAGTAGCCTTTCAAAGCAAACTGATTCAATTGGATCCGTAATACCAGTAATTACAATCAGTACCACGGAGAGCGATGACGAAGTATTGCAAACCATAGATAATGAAAAGACCGACGAAGAGGGGAAAGAAGACAAAAAAGAAGAACATGATGAGAAGAACAATAAACACGATAATGCTACAGTAGGCCTTAAAAGAAATAGAAATTGTTCAGACTTAAAATCCCTTCAACGACAAAGTAGTGTTGAcagtataaatgaaaacaaaagtcCCAAAGAAAGTAAATTTGACGAATCTGGTCACAATTATCaatattctttataa
- the LOC120636562 gene encoding uncharacterized protein LOC120636562, whose amino-acid sequence MQAILLIFEIICLLEYNSCSLLSRMKNHYEYVSQESTKALYTEDLYDFEFTNIKTTMKSSFLKVFNEIDHAEEDFYHIPHIIKLNITERNRKRTNINNFDEDFNNFDEGNSATPETSKNTEQGPLNDSSMVSPTNTSPPMSTTSLSPLNNTITVSPVTSPTSTSSTILTTKNTTLNITTTTSKNETVKSYCYRCGLNETRIPPAYCYYIFEGGDDKSFITRKHHFKIKCIRSDTVKEEKRIAFGPSYRLGCFKRFLDVGIEYNERGCRTVVPTKGKSFASKRFAKMEYLLKHVDDGCVFSPYATVTPFSRSISLYARYHVCVCSQKYCNRTNSIKLNLRESNNLPNPDKNAHTIKRTAAILLCCLSYFF is encoded by the exons aTGCAagcaattttacttattttcgaAATCATATGTTTACTTGAATACAATTCTTGTTCACTTTTGTCTCGAATGAAAAATCATTATGAATACGTTTCTCAAGAGAGCACCAAAGCACTATATACGGAAGATTTATATGATTTtgaatttacaaatattaaaactacaatgaAATCAAGTTTTTTGAAagttttcaatgaaatagatcACGCTGAGGAAGATTTTTACCACATTccacatattattaaattaaatattaccgaACGGAACCGAAAGCGGACTAACATAAACAACTTTGATGAGGATTTTAACAACTTTGATGAGG GAAATTCAGCCACACCTGAAACTTCAAAAAACACTGAACAGGGCCCTCTAAATGATTCGAGTATGGTCTCTCCAACCAATACGAGTCCTCCAATGTCTACGACCAGTCTGAGCCCTCTGAACAATACGATCACTGTTAGTCCTGTCACCTCGCCCACTTCAACAAGTTCGACCATTTTGACTACTAAAAATACAACTTTGAACATTACGACCACTACATCGAAAAACGAAACAGTAAAATCATATTGCTACAGATGCGGTCTTAATGAAACCAGAATTCCACCCGCCTACTGTTATTATATCTTTGAGGGAGGAGATGATAAAAGTTTCATCACACGAAAGCATCACTTTAAGATAAAGTGCATTCGCAGTGATACAGTGAAGGAAGAAAAACGAATTGCATTTGGACCTTCATACAGGCTAGGCTGTTTCAAAAGATTTCTAGATGTGGGTATCGAATATAATGAGCGGGGATGTAGAACAGTAGTGCCTACTAAGGGAAAGAGTTTTGCATCGAAACGTTTCGCGAAGATGGAATACCTACTGAAGCACGTAGACGATGGCTGTGTATTCAGTCCTTACGCGACAGTAACACCATTTAGTCGATCCATTTCACTTTATGCTCGATACCATGTATGCGTATGCAGTcaaaaatattgcaatcgaaCTAACTCTATCAAACTGAACCTCAGAGAATct AATAACCTCCCGAATCCTGATAAAAATGCGCACACAATAAAAAGGACTGCTGCTATCCTTTTGTGTTGTTTGTCATATTTCTTCTAA